Proteins co-encoded in one Candidatus Krumholzibacteriota bacterium genomic window:
- the gcvT gene encoding glycine cleavage system aminomethyltransferase GcvT: MARKTPIYESHVERGGRIVEFAGYEMPVSFEGIVAEHGRVRNGVGLFDVSHMGEIWITGDAARRFADWTVTNNVGKLDAGQICYTTCCNEEGHVLDDLLVYKFGEERILLVVNAANVDKIDAHLRDVVRWDVHLENRTLETGQIAVQGPASRELLMRIQLCAPIRDEIETMPYYRFVSFEKNGAEVLVSRTGYTGELGYEIYLPAHLALDAWNELLEAGTDLGVAPIGLGARDTLRFEPCYCLYGNELDEKTSPLEAGLSWVVKLKKGDFIGRDALAAEKEAGPPRSLVGFEIEGRGIARHGFPVMLGGETVGAVTSGTFGPTLGKSLALALVSSAAATEEEGFTVDIRGRAVPAARVRLPFYKSRSMD; this comes from the coding sequence ATGGCACGGAAGACGCCGATCTACGAATCGCACGTGGAACGGGGCGGCAGGATCGTCGAATTCGCCGGCTACGAGATGCCGGTCTCCTTCGAGGGGATCGTCGCCGAGCACGGACGGGTGCGCAACGGGGTCGGGCTCTTCGACGTCAGTCACATGGGCGAGATCTGGATCACGGGCGACGCCGCCCGCCGGTTCGCCGACTGGACCGTCACGAACAACGTCGGAAAGCTCGATGCCGGGCAGATCTGCTACACGACCTGCTGCAACGAGGAGGGGCACGTCCTCGACGACCTGCTCGTCTACAAGTTCGGCGAGGAGCGGATCCTCCTCGTGGTGAACGCGGCGAACGTCGACAAGATCGACGCGCACCTGCGCGACGTCGTCCGCTGGGACGTCCACCTCGAGAACCGCACCCTCGAGACCGGGCAGATCGCCGTCCAGGGACCGGCCTCGCGGGAGCTGCTCATGCGTATCCAGCTCTGCGCGCCGATCCGCGACGAGATCGAAACGATGCCCTACTACCGGTTCGTCTCCTTCGAGAAAAACGGTGCCGAGGTGCTGGTCTCGAGGACCGGCTACACCGGCGAGCTGGGCTACGAGATCTATCTCCCCGCGCATCTCGCGCTCGACGCGTGGAACGAGCTGCTCGAGGCGGGAACGGATCTCGGCGTCGCGCCGATCGGGCTCGGCGCGCGGGACACCCTGCGGTTCGAGCCCTGCTACTGCCTCTACGGGAACGAGCTCGACGAGAAGACCTCGCCGCTCGAGGCGGGCCTTTCCTGGGTCGTGAAGCTGAAGAAGGGCGATTTCATCGGCCGCGACGCCCTCGCGGCGGAGAAGGAGGCGGGGCCGCCCCGCAGCCTCGTCGGGTTCGAGATCGAGGGGCGCGGCATCGCGCGCCACGGCTTTCCCGTGATGCTGGGCGGCGAGACCGTCGGAGCCGTCACCTCCGGCACCTTCGGTCCGACGCTCGGAAAGAGCCTCGCCCTCGCGCTCGTCTCGAGCGCCGCGGCGACGGAAGAAGAGGGATTCACGGTGGACATCCGCGGCCGGGCGGTTCCCGCCGCGCGGGTGCGACTGCCGTTCTACAAGAGTCGTTCGATGGACTGA
- a CDS encoding tetratricopeptide repeat protein: protein MQYGLLRLRVFLPVILVLLVAPAAVVAGENEDYRFARRLQDDRMFAAAAEEYLRFADAWPRSVFRPAALMGAGECWMQAAEAERALDVFDRLLREHPGDEGACKARFYRGRIYESMKRYRLAAEEYGRIPDEYAGCAFVDDALLESGESLIAAGEFAAAATALRRLADEHRDSELAPRASYSLAVALEKIGRDLEAAAVLEALVDDHPASPVAALALQRLAERDLAAGDRAAAEARFRRILDRYREPSLRETAARRIVEIRAGRGDDAGALDAAGLFLRDFPESKMRAQVYREAIEAARRLDRGERALELIGEGIATGAVRDTTGELTLLGARILAQRGRREEALAALGTFRRLFPASDGFAEALALDASLRRAGGEPAEASRLYHLALLEDAPAGARLDILEALAEIAAAELADTLAALRYLDMIAGEDAGGERAAAALFSAGLIREAAGDAAGARRRYERVVAGYPGSGEAGRAEARLEALALRPEASAAVLRSLASVAASDRGSAERRIDAAVLLLEEAGEAVVAGRLLDEALRGEIADTLRARARFYRAAAHLRRHRLDVAGGGTGGDERKKALSLWVGVARDNAGTRWGRAAHRAYLEEKEADWDLNERLRRLDEFIGLYGDGPDRWWALGRKIDALYGVASAGERWAADSALSLCAAVLEKAASPPVAREALLKSGYLRRMTGDAEGAATALTSFAGRYGDDPRAPAALYDAGETLLRLGRYDEALDRYERCLEGTGLRRLAGRCALRIGDCHYYLRRWEQAAGAYNDFGDRYGDGPLAGEAAYREALAREQLGQGEAVDRLLGLLASRDDLASDLRARVLGMLARRTMARGETGEAREFVDELVSIERTAATLSLRADLLLALGENEEAAKTYERVLGLDGADTCAVLSGEATARYRAGDGRRGDRGLALLEERCPGKAAAVLLEKGKTEAESERCDEAEATLGSLRERFPGTKAASEALFHLARCDIKRGGYDRGIERLRRFLGESPDSPIVDQVYFKLASAHYAAGDLNLASANYALAAEAARDRDTRFLALQNVGRVEQRLENWDKAAEAWHTLAEEFPGREASIEALFNLGFCYTQSGRFELAWEVYRRIPGIAVNEEQRGRAHYWSGAVLKNLGRYDEAIREFLRVPYLQTGGMWGVTAKLEAAGAYEMTGRFDEAERIYRAVLESHGPDSDWGRIAAGGLERIDARRNGDGKDR from the coding sequence TTGCAATACGGTCTCTTGCGACTCCGGGTCTTCCTGCCTGTCATCCTCGTTCTCCTCGTCGCGCCGGCGGCCGTCGTCGCCGGGGAAAACGAGGATTACCGGTTCGCCAGGAGACTGCAGGATGACCGCATGTTCGCCGCCGCCGCCGAGGAATACCTGCGGTTCGCCGACGCATGGCCTCGCAGCGTCTTCAGGCCCGCGGCCCTCATGGGAGCGGGGGAGTGCTGGATGCAGGCCGCCGAGGCCGAGCGGGCCCTCGACGTCTTCGATCGTCTCCTGCGGGAGCACCCCGGCGACGAGGGCGCCTGCAAGGCGCGCTTCTATCGCGGGCGCATCTACGAGTCGATGAAGCGGTACCGCCTCGCCGCGGAGGAGTACGGGCGCATCCCCGACGAGTACGCAGGGTGCGCCTTCGTCGACGACGCGCTTCTCGAATCGGGGGAGAGTCTCATCGCGGCCGGCGAGTTCGCCGCGGCCGCCACGGCGCTCCGACGTCTCGCCGACGAGCACCGGGACAGCGAGCTCGCGCCGCGCGCCTCCTACAGCCTGGCCGTCGCCCTCGAGAAGATCGGACGCGATCTCGAGGCGGCCGCCGTCCTCGAGGCGCTCGTCGACGATCATCCCGCCTCGCCCGTCGCCGCCCTCGCCCTCCAGCGGCTCGCGGAGCGCGATCTCGCCGCCGGCGACCGCGCCGCCGCCGAGGCCCGCTTCCGCCGCATACTCGACCGGTACCGCGAGCCGTCGCTCCGGGAGACGGCCGCGCGGCGGATAGTCGAGATCCGCGCCGGGCGCGGCGACGACGCGGGGGCCCTCGACGCGGCCGGCCTCTTTCTCCGCGACTTCCCGGAATCGAAGATGCGGGCGCAGGTCTATCGCGAGGCGATCGAGGCCGCCCGCCGGCTCGACCGCGGGGAACGCGCGCTCGAGCTGATCGGGGAGGGGATCGCCACAGGCGCGGTCCGCGACACGACGGGCGAGCTCACGCTCCTCGGCGCCCGCATCCTCGCACAGCGAGGACGGCGGGAGGAGGCTCTCGCCGCGCTCGGAACGTTCCGGCGCCTGTTTCCCGCGTCGGACGGTTTCGCCGAGGCCCTGGCGCTCGATGCGTCTCTCCGCCGGGCCGGCGGAGAGCCCGCCGAGGCGTCGCGGCTCTATCATCTCGCCCTCCTCGAGGACGCGCCGGCCGGCGCGCGCCTCGACATCCTCGAGGCCCTCGCGGAAATCGCGGCCGCCGAGCTCGCCGACACGCTCGCCGCGCTCCGGTACCTCGACATGATAGCCGGCGAGGACGCCGGAGGCGAACGGGCCGCGGCGGCGCTTTTCTCCGCCGGCCTCATCCGGGAGGCGGCCGGCGACGCTGCGGGCGCACGCCGTCGCTACGAGCGGGTCGTCGCCGGCTATCCCGGCAGCGGGGAGGCCGGGCGGGCCGAGGCGAGGCTCGAGGCGCTCGCCCTTCGCCCCGAAGCAAGCGCCGCCGTCCTGCGATCGCTCGCCTCCGTGGCGGCGAGCGATCGTGGAAGCGCGGAGCGGCGGATCGACGCCGCCGTCCTGCTCCTCGAGGAGGCGGGGGAGGCCGTGGTGGCGGGGCGGCTTCTCGACGAGGCCCTTCGTGGCGAGATCGCCGACACGCTCCGCGCCCGGGCGCGCTTCTACCGGGCCGCCGCCCATCTGCGCCGCCACCGGCTCGACGTCGCCGGCGGCGGAACGGGCGGCGACGAACGCAAGAAGGCGCTCTCCCTCTGGGTGGGCGTCGCCCGCGACAACGCCGGCACGCGATGGGGTCGGGCCGCGCACCGCGCCTATCTCGAGGAGAAGGAGGCGGACTGGGACCTGAACGAGCGTCTCCGGCGCCTCGACGAGTTCATCGGCCTCTACGGCGACGGGCCGGATCGCTGGTGGGCCCTCGGCCGGAAGATCGACGCCCTCTACGGCGTCGCCTCCGCCGGAGAGCGATGGGCGGCGGACAGCGCCCTCTCGCTCTGCGCCGCCGTCCTCGAGAAAGCGGCCTCCCCGCCGGTCGCGCGGGAAGCGCTCCTCAAGAGCGGGTATCTCCGCCGGATGACCGGGGACGCCGAGGGCGCAGCGACGGCGCTCACCTCCTTCGCCGGCCGGTACGGCGACGATCCGCGCGCGCCGGCCGCCCTCTACGACGCGGGAGAGACGCTTCTCCGCCTCGGCAGGTACGACGAGGCCCTCGACCGGTACGAGCGCTGCCTCGAGGGCACCGGTCTGCGGCGGCTCGCCGGGCGGTGCGCCCTGCGGATCGGGGACTGCCACTACTACCTGCGACGGTGGGAGCAGGCGGCCGGCGCCTACAACGACTTCGGCGACCGCTACGGTGACGGGCCCCTCGCCGGCGAGGCGGCCTACCGGGAAGCCCTCGCTCGCGAGCAGCTCGGCCAGGGGGAGGCGGTCGACCGTCTTCTCGGACTGCTCGCGTCGCGCGACGACCTCGCCAGCGACCTGCGGGCCCGCGTCCTCGGCATGCTCGCCCGGCGGACGATGGCACGGGGCGAAACCGGGGAGGCCCGCGAATTCGTCGACGAGCTCGTCTCGATCGAGCGGACCGCCGCGACCCTCTCTCTCAGGGCCGATCTCCTGCTGGCCCTCGGCGAGAACGAAGAGGCCGCGAAAACCTACGAACGGGTACTCGGTCTCGATGGCGCAGACACGTGCGCCGTTCTGTCCGGCGAGGCGACGGCCCGCTACCGCGCGGGTGACGGCCGGCGTGGCGACCGTGGGCTGGCGCTGCTCGAGGAGCGCTGCCCGGGCAAAGCGGCGGCGGTCCTCCTCGAGAAGGGAAAGACCGAGGCGGAATCGGAACGGTGCGACGAGGCGGAAGCGACGCTCGGGTCGCTGCGCGAGCGGTTCCCCGGCACGAAAGCGGCCTCCGAGGCGCTCTTTCATCTCGCGCGGTGCGACATCAAGCGCGGCGGGTATGACCGGGGAATCGAGCGCCTGCGCCGCTTCCTCGGCGAGTCGCCCGATTCGCCGATCGTCGACCAGGTCTATTTCAAGCTCGCCTCCGCCCACTACGCGGCGGGAGACCTGAACCTCGCCTCGGCGAACTACGCGCTCGCCGCCGAGGCGGCGAGAGACCGCGACACGCGCTTCCTCGCGCTGCAGAACGTCGGCCGGGTCGAGCAGCGCCTCGAGAACTGGGACAAGGCGGCGGAGGCCTGGCACACGCTCGCCGAGGAATTCCCCGGCCGCGAGGCATCGATCGAGGCCCTCTTCAATCTCGGCTTCTGTTACACGCAGTCGGGCCGGTTCGAGCTCGCCTGGGAGGTCTACCGCCGCATCCCCGGCATCGCCGTGAACGAGGAGCAGCGCGGGCGTGCGCATTACTGGTCGGGCGCGGTGCTCAAGAATCTCGGCCGGTACGACGAGGCGATCCGCGAATTCCTGCGCGTACCCTACCTCCAGACGGGCGGGATGTGGGGCGTGACGGCGAAGCTCGAGGCGGCGGGGGCGTACGAGATGACGGGACGGTTCGATGAGGCCGAAAGAATCTACCGGGCCGTTCTCGAATCCCACGGCCCCGATTCGGACTGGGGGCGCATCGCCGCGGGCGGGCTCGAACGGATCGACGCCCGGCGGAACGGGGACGGGAAGGATCGGTAG
- the gcvH gene encoding glycine cleavage system protein GcvH has product MMHPEDCKYTKEHEWVFVEGDVAAIGISEYATGELGDIVYIELPEVGTSVKQMDPIGTIEAVKTVAELFSPVSGEVVEVNEEIVNAPEIVNKSPYEDGWFIKIRMTDTGELDVLFSHDEYQEFLGEQEDES; this is encoded by the coding sequence ATGATGCATCCGGAGGATTGCAAGTACACGAAAGAGCACGAATGGGTGTTCGTCGAGGGTGACGTCGCGGCGATCGGCATCAGCGAGTACGCGACGGGCGAGCTCGGCGACATCGTCTACATCGAGCTGCCCGAGGTGGGGACGAGCGTGAAGCAGATGGACCCGATCGGCACGATCGAGGCGGTCAAGACGGTGGCCGAGCTCTTCTCGCCGGTGAGCGGCGAGGTCGTCGAGGTCAACGAGGAGATCGTGAACGCCCCCGAGATCGTCAACAAGAGCCCCTACGAGGACGGCTGGTTCATCAAGATCCGCATGACGGACACCGGCGAGCTCGACGTGCTCTTCAGCCACGACGAGTACCAGGAATTCCTCGGCGAGCAGGAAGACGAGAGTTGA
- the uvrA gene encoding excinuclease ABC subunit UvrA has translation MARDHLVVRGAREHNLKNITVSIPRNRLVVVTGLSGSGKSSFAFDTIYAEGQRRYVESLSSYARQFLEQMEKPDVDSIEGLSPAISIDQKTTSRNPRSTVGTITEIYDYLRVLFARIGRPHCPGCGREIARQSTAQIVDRIAAAPAGSRLVIMAPVVRGRKGQHRALLARLAREGFTRVRVDGKTMELGEEIDLEKNRKHDIEVVVDRVKMRDGVAGRLADSVETASRVGGGVILVDTGGEEQLFSMEFSCPWCGVSLGEVSPRMFSFNSPYGACPDCHGLGTSIDLAEELVVPDASVGIAAGAIASVGPLRDNWFRYRLEALAEKMRFSLETPFGKLPKKVRLAVLNGSEEEIVVRYDFERGKGEYYTQWEGIIPNLRRRYRQTSSDAVRRWIEQYMTSSPCATCGGARLRPESLAVTVAGQTIAEVTALTIDRARNFFDELPLSGNAELIGKPLVREIQARLRFLGDVGLDYLALDRSAGTLAGGEAQRIRLATQIGSKLVGVLYILDEPSIGLHQRDNARLIDTLRELRDAGNTVIVIEHDRDTILAADWVVDLGPGAGERGGEVVAVGPPAEIVETEKSLTGRYLKTERFFDLKDGGGRGSGKSLVLRGARENNLGNIDVSFPLGTLVCVTGVSGSGKSTMVNDILFRALHRRFHRSSVLPGDHDGVEGIEHVDKVINIDQSPIGRTPRSNPATYTGLFGPIRDLFARLPESRMRGYRPGRFSFNVKGGRCETCRGDGMIKVEMHFLPDVYVHCQECKGRRYNRETLEIPFKNRNIAEVLDMTVEEALVFFENISSIRRKLQVLHDVGLGYIRLGQPATTLSGGEAQRVKLATELSKIGTGRTLYILDEPSTGLHFEDVKLLMTVLDRLVDKGNTVLVIEHNPDIIRCADHIIDLGPEGGDRGGEVVFAGPPSAIVDCEESYTGRMLRRFVRR, from the coding sequence ATGGCGCGTGATCACCTCGTCGTCAGGGGTGCGCGGGAGCACAACCTCAAGAACATCACGGTCTCGATACCGCGAAACCGGCTCGTCGTGGTGACGGGGCTCAGCGGGTCGGGGAAGTCCTCCTTCGCCTTCGATACGATCTATGCCGAGGGCCAGCGCCGGTACGTCGAATCCCTCTCGAGCTACGCGCGCCAGTTCCTCGAGCAGATGGAGAAGCCCGACGTCGATTCGATCGAGGGACTCTCCCCGGCGATATCGATCGACCAGAAGACCACCTCGCGCAACCCGCGGTCGACCGTGGGAACGATCACCGAGATCTACGATTATCTCCGCGTCCTCTTCGCGCGGATCGGGCGTCCGCACTGCCCGGGGTGCGGCCGGGAGATCGCCCGGCAATCGACCGCGCAGATCGTCGACCGGATCGCGGCGGCGCCCGCGGGCTCGCGCCTCGTGATCATGGCGCCGGTGGTCCGCGGCCGGAAGGGCCAGCACCGCGCCCTGCTCGCCCGGCTCGCCCGCGAGGGATTCACCCGCGTGCGCGTCGACGGGAAGACGATGGAACTGGGCGAGGAGATCGATCTGGAGAAGAACAGGAAGCACGACATCGAGGTCGTCGTCGACCGCGTGAAGATGCGCGACGGGGTCGCGGGACGGCTCGCCGACTCGGTCGAGACGGCCTCGCGCGTGGGCGGCGGCGTCATCCTCGTCGATACGGGGGGCGAGGAACAGCTCTTCAGCATGGAGTTCTCCTGCCCCTGGTGCGGCGTAAGCCTCGGCGAGGTCTCGCCGCGCATGTTCTCCTTCAACTCGCCGTACGGGGCGTGCCCCGACTGCCACGGACTCGGCACGAGCATCGACCTGGCCGAGGAGCTCGTCGTCCCCGACGCGTCCGTCGGCATCGCCGCCGGGGCGATCGCCTCGGTCGGCCCCCTCAGGGACAACTGGTTCCGCTACCGCCTCGAGGCCCTCGCGGAGAAGATGCGCTTCTCCCTCGAGACGCCCTTCGGGAAGCTTCCGAAGAAGGTGCGCCTCGCCGTCCTCAACGGGTCGGAGGAGGAGATCGTCGTCCGGTACGACTTCGAGCGGGGCAAGGGGGAGTACTACACGCAGTGGGAGGGGATCATCCCCAACCTCCGGCGCCGCTACCGCCAGACCAGTTCCGACGCGGTCCGGCGGTGGATCGAGCAGTACATGACCTCCAGCCCCTGCGCGACCTGCGGCGGGGCGCGCCTCCGCCCGGAGAGCCTCGCAGTGACGGTCGCGGGGCAAACGATCGCCGAGGTGACCGCCCTGACGATCGACCGGGCGAGGAACTTCTTCGATGAGCTGCCCCTGTCGGGGAACGCGGAGCTGATCGGCAAACCGCTCGTCAGGGAGATCCAGGCCCGCCTCCGGTTTCTCGGCGACGTCGGGCTGGATTACCTCGCCCTCGACCGTTCGGCCGGGACCCTCGCCGGGGGCGAGGCGCAGCGGATCAGGCTCGCCACGCAGATCGGTTCGAAGCTCGTCGGCGTCCTGTACATCCTCGACGAGCCCTCGATTGGCCTCCACCAGCGGGACAACGCGCGGCTGATCGATACGCTCAGGGAGCTGCGGGACGCGGGGAACACGGTCATCGTCATCGAGCACGACCGCGACACGATACTGGCAGCCGACTGGGTCGTCGACCTGGGACCCGGCGCCGGGGAACGGGGAGGGGAGGTCGTCGCCGTCGGGCCCCCCGCCGAGATCGTCGAGACCGAGAAAAGCCTCACGGGTCGCTACCTGAAGACGGAGCGGTTCTTCGATCTCAAGGACGGCGGCGGGCGCGGCTCCGGGAAGTCGCTGGTCCTCCGCGGGGCGCGCGAGAACAACCTCGGGAACATCGACGTCTCCTTCCCCCTCGGCACGCTCGTCTGCGTCACCGGCGTGTCGGGATCGGGGAAGAGCACGATGGTCAACGACATCCTCTTCCGCGCCCTTCACCGGCGGTTCCACCGTTCCTCCGTGCTCCCCGGCGACCACGACGGCGTGGAGGGCATCGAGCACGTCGACAAGGTGATCAACATCGACCAGTCGCCGATCGGGCGGACGCCGCGGTCGAACCCGGCGACCTACACGGGGCTCTTCGGCCCGATCCGCGATCTTTTCGCCCGGCTTCCCGAATCGCGGATGCGCGGGTACCGTCCCGGCCGCTTCAGCTTCAACGTGAAGGGCGGGCGCTGCGAGACGTGCCGGGGAGACGGGATGATAAAGGTCGAGATGCATTTCCTCCCCGACGTCTACGTCCACTGCCAGGAGTGCAAGGGCAGGCGCTACAACCGCGAGACGCTCGAGATCCCCTTCAAGAACCGCAATATCGCCGAGGTCCTCGACATGACCGTCGAGGAGGCGCTCGTCTTCTTCGAGAACATCTCGTCGATCCGGCGGAAGCTCCAGGTGCTGCACGACGTCGGTCTCGGGTACATCCGCCTCGGCCAGCCGGCGACGACCCTCTCCGGCGGCGAGGCGCAGCGGGTCAAGCTGGCGACCGAACTTTCCAAGATCGGCACGGGGCGGACGCTGTATATACTTGACGAGCCGAGCACCGGGTTGCACTTTGAGGACGTCAAGCTCCTGATGACGGTCCTCGACCGACTCGTGGACAAGGGCAACACCGTGCTCGTCATCGAGCACAACCCGGACATCATCAGGTGCGCCGATCACATCATCGATCTCGGACCGGAGGGGGGAGACCGCGGCGGGGAAGTGGTGTTCGCCGGTCCGCCGTCCGCGATCGTCGATTGCGAGGAGAGTTACACGGGACGCATGCTCCGGCGCTTCGTGCGCCGGTGA